One Ricinus communis isolate WT05 ecotype wild-type chromosome 7, ASM1957865v1, whole genome shotgun sequence genomic region harbors:
- the LOC8269126 gene encoding probable serine/threonine-protein kinase clkA produces MASSVKHIFCYFLLMLFSSSLVQARESMFFSKFTHFSTTKNRAEETQFSPTEAPAAAPVEAPVAVEALVPVPEPATVTTENENLDEEFESGNSEKEYQSSFYNNNNNNNGYTTTTNYNNNGYTGNYNYNGYKLASESESHETANENNYNSYTTNSNNNGYTSNYNNNNGYELASGSYETGNQNNKNSYTTTTTNYNSNNNGYTNNYNSNGYEADQRQGMSDTRFMEGGKYYYDANNDNNYYPPNGYTSREASAQNQVNYGNSEKNTNNQFNTMEYENQELYDENQEESLP; encoded by the coding sequence ATGGCTTCTTCTGTTAAACATATCTTCTGTTACTTCCTTTTAATGCTCTTCTCCTCTAGCCTAGTCCAAGCTAGAGAAAGCATGTTCTTTAGCAAGTTTACCCATTTTAGCACAACAAAAAACAGGGCCGAAGAGACTCAGTTTTCACCAACTGAAGCACCTGCTGCAGCCCCTGTAGAAGCACCGGTCGCAGTAGAAGCATTAGTACCTGTCCCTGAACCAGCCACTGTCACCACCGAAAACGAAAATCTCGACGAAGAATTTGAAAGTGGAAACTCTGAGAAAGAGTACCAGAGTAGCTTttacaacaacaataataacaacaatggCTACACCACCACAACCAACTACAACAACAATGGCTACACTGGCAATTATAACTACAATGGCTACAAACTTGCTAGCGAAAGTGAAAGCCATGAGACAGCTAATGAAAACAACTACAATAGCTACACCACCAACTCTAACAACAATGGCTACACTAGCAATTACAATAACAACAATGGATATGAGCTAGCTAGTGGAAGCTATGAGACAGGCAATCAGAACAACAAGAACAGCtacaccaccaccaccaccaactACAACAGCAACAACAATGGATACACTAATAACTACAACAGTAATGGCTATGAAGCAGATCAACGACAAGGAATGAGTGACACAAGATTTATGGAAGGTGGTAAGTACTATTATGATGcgaataatgataataattactaTCCTCCTAATGGGTATACATCAAGGGAAGCAAGTGCTCAAAATCAAGTTAACTATGGAAATTCTGAGAAAAACACAAATAATCAGTTCAACACCATGGAGTATGAGAATCAGGAGCTATATGACGAGAACCAAGAGGAATCTCTGCCTTGA